The genomic window GCCGCGGATCACCATGTCCTTGATGCGCCCCTCGATCACCAGGTAGCCGTCCGTGTCCATGCGGGCGAGGTCACCTGTGTGCATCCATCCTTCCGCGTCAATGGCTTCGGAAGTTTTCTCCGGCTGTCCCCAATAACCGCTCATGACCGCATAGCCACGGGTGCACAGCTCCCCAATGACGCCCCGTTCCACTGTTTCCCCGGTCCCCGGGTCCACGATCCTGCTCTCCAGATGCGGCATGGTCCGTCCCACCGTGGTGGTCCGCTGCTCCAGGGTGTCCCCCGGCCGGGTCATGGTGGACACGGGCGAAGTCTCGGTCATTCCGTAGCAGATGGCCACGTCCACCATGTGCATCTCATCGATCACCCGGCGCATCACCTCGATGGGGCACAGGGAGCCTGCCATCACGCCGGTGCGCAGCGTGGAGAGGTCGTAGGAAGCAAAATCGGGCAGGGCCAGTTCTGCGATGAACATGGTGGGCACGCCGTAGAGGGACGTTCCGCCGAAATCCTGCACTGCTTCCAACGCTGCCGAGGCAGTGAATCCGCGGCTGGGAATGATGGTGGCCGCCCCGAAACTGAGCGCATTGAGGTTTCCGATGACCATGCCGAAGCAGTGGTAGAACGGTACCGGGATCACCACGCGGTCATGTTCGGTGTACTTCAGGAGCCGGCCGATCGAGTGCCCGTTGTTGAGGATGTTGTGGTGGGTCAGCGTCGCACCCTTGGGAAACCCCGTGGTGCCCGAGGTGTATTGCAGGTTGATGGCCTCGTGCGGGTCAAGTTCGGCCATCCGGTCCTGGACAGCGGAAGGCCCGACGCCGTCGGCCCGGGTGAGGAGTTCTGCGTACCTCATCTCGTGGCTGGCTTCGGGTTCGCCCGCTGCCAACTCCAGTTCAGGGTCCCCCGGGAGGAAGACGATCTCCCGGAGTTCCGGACAGACCGCCGCAGCGTCCCTGGCCATGCCCACGTAGTCGCTGTGCTTATCTGAAGGAGCAACCACCAGCATCCGCATGCCGTTCTGCCGCACCACGAATTCCAGCTCGTGGCTCCTGTACGCCGGATTGACGTTGACCAGGATCGCCCCGACCTTGGCTGTCGCGTATTGCAGGATGGTCCACTCGGCGCAGTTCGGGCTCCAGATCCCGATCCGGTCCCCTTTGGCCACGCCGGTGGCGAGCAGTGCCCGGGCGAGGCGGTTGACGTCGTCGTTCAGTTTTTCGTAGCTCCACCGGCGGGCGTCACCACCAGGCGTCGCTGCGGCTTCAATGAGGGCGTCCCGCAAAGGAAATTGTGCGGCGATGCGCTCAAAGTGGGCGCCGATGGTCTCTTCGAGCAACGGGACGTCAGTGTCTCCGGCAGTGTAGGACAACATGACGGAACGCTACCAAGGGACGGGCCGCAACAGAACCGTAACCACCTCCAGCGGGGCCGTGTCCTGCCGGTAGGGTTGGATCCATGAGTGCACCCATTGACCTGCAGGCCACGTTCATCCCCAACGAAGGCGAGTTCTTCCGAGTGAAGCTCGCTTTGGAAATCGCGATCGACGAGGTCGTGAACGAGCCCGGCTGCATCCGTTACGAGCTCACCGAAGCTACCGAGGACAAGCTCGTCCTCACGGAGCGCTGGGAATCCGAGGAGCTTCTCGAGAAGCACTCCAAGGGAATCGCCGTCCAGGACCTGAACGAGTCCCTCAGCGCTTTGCTGGCTGAGCCCGTCAAGCTCGAACGGCTCTAATCGCCGCAAAACTGCGAGAACGCCTTAAAGCATCGAGGTCGCCGGAATTTTCCGGCGACCTCGATGCATTTCCGGCGAATTCGGTGTCGAACCGCCGTTGGGTCTTAGTTTTCCTGGGCCTCGGCACGCGACTTGGCAACGTGGGCGTGGACCTCTTCCATGTCCAATCCCTTCACCGCTTCAATGACCTGCTCAAGCTGCTGGCCGTTGAGGGCACCGGGCTGGGAGAAGACCAAGACCTTTTCGCGGAAAGCCATGAGTGTGGGGATGGACGTGATCCCGGCTTCTGCGGCCAGTTGCTGCTCGGCCTCGGTGTCGACCTTCGCAAAAACGACGTCGGCGTGCTTGTCCGAAGCTGCCCCGTAGGTGGGGGCAAACTGGCGGCACGGGCCGCACCAGGCAGCCCAGAAGTCCACCAGGACAATGTCATTGTCCTCGATGGTCGATGCGAACTGTTCTCCAGTGATGTCAACTGTAGCCATGGTTCCACGGTACGCGACCCTGCCCGCTATGTCCCGTGCAGGGGTGACCTGTTCGCTTCCCGCGTTACCGGGAATAAAGCAACTACTTACCCAGCACGTACTTCAGCGCCGACGCGTAGAGCGGAGCCACTTTGTTGTGGCCGGTCTGGTTCATGTGGTTGCCGTCGAGGTAGTCTCCGGCTGCCCCGGCGATGGTTGCCGTACCGGCCAGGGAAATCCGCGGCCACCCGCGAAGTGCGGCCTCCCGGGTCACGAGTCCGTCCACCCACCGGCGTTGGGCATGGCTGGCGTCATACCGTGACAAGACTCCATTGATCAGGATGATGCTGCGCGGATACTTGCGCCGGAGTTCGTCCCACAGCCGATTTGCCTGGGACAGGATGGCTGCATCCGTGGCGCCGATCCGGGCGTCGTTGCCGCCCAGGGTCACCACTACCAGCCCGGGATTTCCCTGCGGCAGGAGGATCCGGTCCTGCGCCAGCGCATCGGTGGCAGAACCACCCCCGACGGCGGGACTGCCGGATACGTAACCAATCCCACCGATGCTTCTGACTACTTGGCGCGGATACCCGGCCATGCGGGCACCTTGCTCGCCCCAGGAGTCCAGGTCCAGTTGCGAGTCGCCCAGGAAAACCACCGTGGACGCGTCCACGGCTTCGGCCGAGTAGAGCTCCTGGGTGGCGTCGTTCCAGATGGTTTCCAGTTTCTGGAAGGCCACATGGGTTCCCCTGGTGTCCGTCCAGGTATCGCGGACAGGCCAGCCGAACTCGCCAGGGTTGGCGGACCACACTGTATACGTGGGGTGTCCTACGATCCGGGCACCCGTTGCCGGCCCCCACACCAGCCAGCCATTGGCGAACTGCTGCACGAGTCCGCCGGCATGGGGAAGCTTGTCCGTGAGCGGCAGCCCGAGTTGCCCGGCCGCCCCGCCCAGTGCGTTGTAGCGGTTGTGGACATCGCCATGGGTGGTGGAGTGTGCTCCGGTAGCAGCGGACCAATAAACCGTCCCACCCTGGAAGAGTTGGTAAACAAAGCTGTTTTGCCGCACTTCCTCACCCACTGGATATCCGAGCGCTCCGTTTTGGCCCCCTGTGGAGGACCAGTAGCTTCGGATTGCGCCGGTGACTGCTTTCGCCCCGGTAGCAGGTGACCAGAGAATGGTGCCGCGCTGGTACTGCTGGGATGAGCCGCCGTTCTTCAGGCCCAGTGCCTCGTCCGTGGCGGGGTAACCCAGCTCGCCCTCTTCCATCCCGGACTGACGCCAACGTTCGCGAATCGCGCCCATGGACGGATGCGCCCCTGTGGCCGGCGACCACACCACAAAGCCCCGTTCGAATGCCTGCCAGGCACCGCCGTCGCGCAGTCCAGTGCTTTCCGCGGTTACCGGGTACCCCAGGTACCCGGTCTCGAAGCCGGCACGGCCCCAGGCCAGATGGATGGATCCGCTGGTCCGCTGGGCGCCGGTGCCCGGTGAGTAGGTAATGGCGCCGCGTTCGTAGCTTTGCTTGGACCCTCCGTTGCGGAGCCCACTGGTGGTATCGGTCTTAGGGTAGCCGTGTAAGCCTGAGGGACCGCCCGCGGCCCACCATGAGGTGCGGACCGGTCCGTTGACTACCACCCGGGCGCCGGTGCGCGGGGACCAGGCAATGTCCCCTCCCGCGAACCGTTGCACGCAGCCGCTGGTGCTCCCGCTGCCTGAACATTCCTCGGCACTGGTAGGGCGGAGCAGTACGCTTCGTGCCCAGGCGCTGGTGTTGTAGAGGTTGCCGATTGCGCCGGTGACAGGCGGTGTGGAGGCCTGCGCGGGAACCGGGGCACCGAGCGAGCCGGGAACCAGCAATGCCAAGGCAACCGCGCCCAGTAACCACCGACGTACCGGCCCCGCTGCCGTCTTGCTCAAGCCCACTGCATCAACCCCCACCTGCTGCCCCATCCAACCGCTGAGGCAAGTATCTTCGACGCCGGCACTCTCCACACCGGCGACCCAGCCAATGGTGTCACATCGTTATGACAGGAACCCTTGATCCGGACTGAACAGGTGTTTAGTCTTTTAAACATGCGTTCAAGCGCAGAGGATTTCACCACCCGGGCCCGCATCCGCGACGCCGCCATCGGACTTTTCGGCCGCGATGGTTTCACCCGCGCCACAGTCCGCGCCGTGGCCCAGGCAGCGGGGGTCAGCCCTGGCCTGGTCATCCACCACTTCGGCAGCAAGGAAGGCCTTCGCGCCGCCTGCGACCAACACGTCCTCGCCCAAACAGCCAGCCAGGGCCGCGACAAGTCCGACCCCGCATCAACGCGCCAGCTGATCCAGGACTACATGGGCAACCCGGAGCAGTACGCCCATGAGATCGCCTACATCCGCCAATCGCTGAGCGACGAATCAGACGCCGGAGATGCCTTCTTCGACGCCGTGGTGAGGCAAACCCACGACATCATCAATGCCGGCATCGAGGCAGGAACCATCCGCCGGTTCGACGACGTCCGGTCCACCGCCGTCGTAATTGCCTCCAACAGCCTGTCCATCCTCATGTTGGGCAGGCACCTCTCAAGGTCGCTCGGGGCCGCCACACCCGAACCCCACGGGATCGGACCGGATCTGCTGCGGCAACTGACCCTGCCCGCCCTGGAGATCTACACCCACGGCTTCTACACGGATTCGCGGTTCCTTGATGGGGCCCGCGAGGCGCTGCAGCAAGGAACCACCAACCAAGGAAGGGAGCATGCCCCGTGACCCAGGCAATCGTCGTCGAGGGTTTGCGCAAAAAGTTCGGTCACCGCGAGGTCCTGCATGGACTCGATTTCGCGGTGGAAGCCGGAACGGTGTTCGGCGTCATCGGGCCCAACGGGGCTGGCAAGACCACCACCATGCGGTGCCTGCTGGACATCATCCGCCCCAGCGAGGGGTCCATCTCGGTACTCGGACAAAATCCGCGCCGAGCAGGCACTTCCCTACGCCGCAGGATCGGGTACCTCCCCGGCGAGCTGCACCTGGAGAACCGCACCACCGGCCGCCGCACGCTGGATCACTTTGCCGCCATCAGCGGGCCCGTGGACCCCCGCCACGTCAACGATCTCGCGGACCGCCTGAACCTGGACCTGGACCGCCAAACCCGGAAGCTCTCCAAAGGCAACAAGCAGAAGCTGGGGTTGCTGCAGGCCTTCATGCACAAGCCCGAACTCCTGGTGCTGGATGAGCCCACCAGCGGCCTTGACCCTTTGGTACAGCAGGTTTTCCATGCCATGGTCCGCGAGGCAGTGGCCGCCGGGGCAACGGTCTTCCTTAGCTCGCACGTCCTGAGCGAGGTCCAACAAGCAGCCGACGCCGTTGCCATCCTCCGCGACGGAGAAATCGCCACCGTGTCCACGGTGGAGGCGCTGCGGATGGCTGCCGTGCGGCAACTGCGCTTCAACAGCACAGGAACAACCGCGAACGACGTCGGAGCGCTGCTGGCCCGGGTGCCGGGCGTCACCAACGCAGAGGTGCGGGAGCTCCCAGCCGACGGCCACGCTGCCGGGACGGTGGTGGCCACGGCGAGGCTTTCCGGTCACGTCCAGCCCCTCATCCAGGAGTTGGCCCGGCTGAACCTGACGGACCTGGTCCTTGAGGAACCCGATCTTGAAGAGGCCGTCCTGACCCTCTACACGGGAAGCGCCGGCAAAGGGACCGCTGATTCGCGGGCTGCGGGGCCCGCGGGTTCCACGGGTTCGTCCGGCCCGGCCGTTTCCACGGGTTCTCCCGGCCCGGCCGTTTCGGCGGACAATGCAGGCTCTCCCGTCCGGCCCGAAGGAGCACACCGTGCCTAGGATCCTGCCCCTCTTCACCAAAGCCCTGACCGACTCCTGGCGCTCGACGCTGGCTTGGGCACTGGGCCTGACGGCGGCGTGCATGCTGTACCTGCCGCTCTACCCCTCGATCGGCGGCAGCGCGCAAATGCAGGACCTGATCAACGCGCTTCCAGCCGAGATGACCAAAGCCTTGAACTACGATCAGATCGCCTCAGGTCCCGGCTATACGCAAGCCACCATGTTCGGCCTGATCGGCTTCCTGCTGATGTCCATGGCTTCCGTTGGCTGGGGCGCAGCGGCAGTAGGCGGCGACGAAGAATCAGGGCTGCTGGAACTAACCCTCGCCCACAGCGTCACGCGTGTACAGGTAGTCCTGGAACGCGCACTCGCCATTTTGATCCGGATCGCGGTTCTTTCGGTCCTTGTCTTCCTGTTGGTGCTGGGACTGAACGGTCCCTCCCAACTGGGCATCGACGTCGGACATCTCGCCGGAGCAGTCCTGCTGTTTGCCGCACTTGCCCTGCTCAGCGGAACCGCCGCGCTGTGTGCAGGAGCGCTGACCGGCCGGAAGATTTATGCGGTGGCTGCGGGCGCCGCCGTCGCCGTCCTCGGCTATGTGTTCAACGCCGTGGGGCGGCAAAGTCCTGACGTGGAGTGGTTGCTGAATCTCTCGCCGTACCACTGGGCCTACGGCAATTCTCCCGTGGCCAACGGCGCCGACTGGGGTGCAGTTTCAGGGCTCTTCGGCATTTCGGCAGCCCTTATTTTGTGCGGAGCCCTGGCCCTGCGCCACCGGGATGTGGGTGTCTAGCTCCAGAGGTGCGGGGCAGGCCGACGCGCTCCCGGGAGCGCATTGTTCTCACGCCATTCATGAATCCATTCGGGCAATTCAAGGTCCGCCGGGGGCGCACCGAATTCGGCGATGATCTCTTCCTGGGTGACCGGCTTGCCCTTGGCCACCAGCCGTGTGGCAATGTGTGCCCGCGCATAGATCTCGCCGTCCACCACCATCCGCTGTTCAAAGTAGATGGCCTTGGTATCCAAGCCGATGATGCGCGTTTCAATGGTGTAGCGCTGCCAGAGTTTGAGGGACTTCCGGAAAGCGATGGTCTCGCCGGCAGCCACCGGGCTCCATCCCCTCTTGCGCATCTTGGCCCAGACCCCGCTGCGGACCATGAGGTCGAAACGCCCGAGGTCCATGAGCGAAAAGTACATGCCGTTGTTGACGTGCATGGCAATGTCGATGTCCGTGGGCAGCACTTTCAGGGGCAAAGAGGACTCTTCCCAGACTCCCAGGGGAGAGCGCTTGGCCGAGGTAAAGAGCAGCATGAGGGTGCGAAGAAGCAGATGCATGCCCCAATGTTACCCGCGGGTAACTTGAGGTGGAAGGCCATGACCGCATGGTGGACGGTCAATAGTGCTTGCCCTGCTGTATGTCCAACGTTTGCACTAACGTTTACCACCGGTTCATCAAAGAGGTGCAGAATATCTGAAACTCATCCGATGAATGACCATACAAGGGGGACCCTTTGAGCACGCTGCAAACCACCAGGCCACAGGGCGAAGTCTGGCCCGAACTTTCACGCCATCAGAGCGTCTGCCTTCGGGATGCCCGCGGCAACCGCATCGAGGGAACCATCGACGGTATGACAGAGGACCGCAGCACCCTGTGGATCCAGCTCAAGGGCGGCCTCGGCAGGCAGCTGATCCACCACCTCGACGGATACTGGCTGGAAGCCCCGGCCGCCTGAGCGGTCGTCTGCTGTTGCCTGCGGTTCCCCGCAGATCCGGTTCGCAGCCCCATCCTGAGCCACTTCACGCCCCTTGCAGCTCCCCCTCCCGGGTCCGGTCCGGGGTAGCTGGGCCCGTGGTGGCTAGTATTCCCCTATGACACAAGCGCGATACCGGGACCTGGTGGAATGGCCCCTCATGGCCACGGCCCTGATTTTCCTCACCGCCTATGCCTGGCAGGTCATCGGCAGGGTGGACGGCCCTGCAGCGATGCCGTTCGAGATTGTCCTCTGGATCACCTGGGGCATCTTCGCGCTGGACTACTTCGTCAACCTCTGGCTTGCCGAGGACAGGATGCGCTGGTTCCTCTGGAACCTGCACGAACTCCTGATCGTGGTACTCCCCTTTTTCCGTCCACTGCGGCTGCTGCGTCTGGTCACGTTGCTCTCCGTACTCCAGCGCACCGTGGGCGAAACCCTGCGTGGACGGGTTGCCACCTATGTGGCCGGAGCAGCTGCGATGCTCATCCTCATCGGCGCTCTGGCCGTGCTGGATGTCGAACAGAACGATCCCGAAGCCAAGATCCTCAATTTCGGTGACGCCGCCTGGTGGGCCGTTACTACCATCACCACGGTCGGCTACGGGGACCTGTACCCCGTGACCCCCATCGGCAGGATCGTTGCCGCTGCCCTGATGATGAGCGGCATCGCGGTGCTGGGTATTGTCACAGCTTCCATCGCTTCATGGCTGGTTCAGCGGATCGAGGAGAATGCCGAGGGCGTGGCAGCGGCGGCCGAGGTGAAAGCCGCAGCAGCCGAGGAACCTGTTCGCGCGGAAATGGCCGACCTTGTGTCCGAGATTGCGGCCCTGCGGATGGAGATCGCCGAACTCCGGGAAGCCAACGAATTCAGGCGTGAGCACGGGGTTTAGGTTGGTTTCCCCCTGGAACGCGTGGCCTGACGGTTTGACGGGCACAAAAAAATCCCCGGAACCAGTGGTTCCGGGGATTTTCTCTGGGTGGCAGATGAGGGATTCGAACCCCCGTAGGCGTTGCCAGCTGATTTACAGTCAGCCCCCTTTGGCCGCTCGGGTAATCTGCCGAACTTCAAAAGAAGATCACTTCCGGACACCGTTTCTTTTAGATCCGGTAACCGAAGGCAGAGACAACCTTACAGAACTTTCTGCGAAGAATCTAATCGGGGACAGACACCCGGTATTTCGCGGTATTTCAGGCTTCCCCGAGGATCCGGCCGGCGAGTTTCGCTTCGAACTTCTCGGCTTGCTCGGCAGTGATCTGGTTGAGTTGAACAGCCCGCAGCAGGTCCGCGTGCACCCCGTCCATGCGTGCACTGGCATCGGGCACGGGGCTCAGTACGATCGAGGCAGCAACAGCCGCTGCGGCAACAGCACTCGCGGCGGCAACAGCGGCCGTACCGATGGAGCCCGCTGCTGCAGATGCGGACTTGCTGATGGACTGGACGGCCTTGCTGCTCATGCTGATCCTCCGACGACGCGTTCTTCCAACAGGTACAACTCTCAACCCGGCACCTCGGTTCCAACCCTGCATGCGCTGTGAGCGAACTGTGAAAGTCCTCCACCGTCGCAAGTGGCGGCTTCCGTACTAGGCTGGATGCCAGACCAACCCGCCCTCACAGGGCCCCCAACCTAAGGAGAGTCATGGCAGGCGAATCCACATTCGACGTCGTCAGCAAGGTAGACAAGCAAGAGGTCGCCAACGCGCTGAACCAGTCCCAGAAGGAAATCGCGCAGCGATACGACTTCAAGGGTGTCGGTGCAGAGATCGACTTCAGCGGCGAAAAGATCCTCATGAAGGCCAACTCCGAGGACCGCGTCCTTGCTGTCCTGGATGTCTTCCAGTCGAAGCTGATCAAGCGTGGCATCTCCCTGAAGTCACTGGACCAGGGCGAGCCTTTCCCCTCCGGCAAGGAATTCCGCCTTGAGTGCACCATCAAGGAGGGCATCGCCCAGGACATCGCGAAGAAGATCAACAAGATCATCCGCGATGAAGCCCCCAAGTCCGTCAAGTCCCAGATCCAGGGCGACGAACTCCGCGTCACCTCCAAGTCCCGCGATGACCTCCAGGAGACCATGAACATCCTGAAGAAGTTCGAAGAGGCCGACCTTCAGTTCGTGAACTTCCGCAGCTAAGGGGCGTCATCCGCAAAGCCGGGATACGGGCCCTTGTCAGGGCCGGCATCCCGGCTTTTTGCTGCCCTAAACTACACCGACTGTCGTAATGAGCCAGCGCATTAGGACACGATTAGTTTGCGTAATAGCCAAGCCACAGTATCCTTTTTCCTTAGGCGAGCCTAAGTACGGCTCCCCTTAGCGAAAGAAAATCTCCATGACCGCCAATTACCTGATCGGCCTGCGCGAAGGCCTCGAGGCATCACTGATAGTGGTCCTCCTGATGGCCTACCTCATCAAGACCGGCAGGCGGCACCTGATCCCCCGGGTATGGATGGGCGTCGGCCTTGCCGTCGCCATTTCGCTGGGGTTTGGTGCTCTGCTGACCTTCGGCCCCCGCGGTCTCACCTTCGAGGCCCAGGAAGCGATCGGTGGCGGTCTTTCCATCGTGGCTGTCGCGCTGGTCACCTGGATGGTCTTTTGGATGGCCCGCACAGCACGCAGCCTCGGCGGCGAACTCCGGTCCCAAGTGGATAAGGCAGCCGACGGCGCCGCCTGGGGACTTGTGATTGTTGCGGCACTGGCCGTAGGCCGGGAAGGCCTGGAAACAGCGCTCTTCATCTGGGCTGCAGCCCAGGCCACCGGTGAAACCAGCATGCCCCTACTGGGCGCGCTACTTGGCCTGATCACGGCCGCTGGTTTGGGCTACCTCCTGCATCGAGGCGTTTTGAAGGTAAACCTGGGCCGCTTCTTCACATGGACGGGCGTGGGCTTGATCATCATCGCCGGCGGCGTCCTGGCCTACGGCATCCACGATCTCCAGGAGGCGGGAATCCTGCCCGGCCTGAACAACCTGGCCTTCGACGTTTCCGCAGCCATACCGCCGTCGTCCTGGTATGGCACCTTGCTCAAGGGCACACTGAACTTCTCCCCCGCCACCACGTGGCTGGAAGCGGCGGCCTGGGTGCTTTATGTCGTCCCGGTGCTCTTCCTCTATGTCCGGGCAAACCGAACGCCCCGGCCCAAGGTCGCCGGCATCACCGCGGCCCCGGCCGTCGCCGCACAGCCGTAACGGCGCAACCGCCGTCGCCGCAGCCTAAACAGCACAGCAGCCGCAACGGCACCCCAGCTTTCCTGGCAACTTCCCCCACGCGCTACGTTCAACTAAAGGACCCACCCATGCTCGGATCACCCAGACTTCGCCGGACTCTTGCCGTGATCGGCGCGGCCGCTGCAGTGCCGCTGGCCCTTTCAGGCTGCACCGACAACACCAAGACGGCAGCAGCCGCGGATGGCCCCATCCAGGTCAGCAGCACGGCCAACGAGTGCAAGGTCTCCACCGGGACCGCCCCCAGCGGAAACCTCACCTTTGCCGTGAAGAACGAGGGCACCGAAGTCACCGAGTTCTACCTGCTGGCCGAGGACGGCCTGCGGATCCTGGGCGAAGTGGAGAACATCGGCCCCGGCATCACCCGCAACCTGGTGGTCACCGCTCCGGCCGGCAAGTACAACACCGCGTGCAAGCCCGGGATGCAGGGCGAAGGCATCCGCGCGTCCTTCGAGGTCACCGAATCCGGCAGCAAGCCCAGCGTCGATGCTGACTTCCAGAAACTCCTGGACAACGGGACCCAGCAGTACGCCGCGTACGTCAAGGACCAGTCAGAGCAGCTGATCGTGGGCACCAAGGCCTTCGCTGAGGCATTCGCTGCCGGCGATGCAGCCAAAGCCCGGGACCTTTACGCCTCCACCCGCATGCACTGGGAGCGGATCGAACCCGTAGCTGAGTCCTTTGGAGACCTGGACCCCAAGCTGGACGCCCGCGAGGCAGACCTTGAGCCGGGCCAGGAATGGACCGGCTGGCACCGCGCAGAGAAGGACCTCTTCCCGCCCGCTGAGTACACGGCCATGACCCCGGCTGAGCGCACGGCCATTTCCACTCAGCTGGTCACCGACACCGAGGATCTCGTGACCCGCACCCGCACGGTTGAACTGACCGCAGACAAGCTGGGCAACGGCGCCAAGGAACTCCTGGATGAAGTTGCCACCGGCAAGGTCACCGGCGAAGAGGAGATCTGGTCCCACACCGATCTCTGGGACTTCCAGGCCAACGTTGACGGCGCCCGCATCGCCTTCGAGAACCTGAAGCCGGCGCTGGAGCAGAAAGACGCTGAACTGGCCAAGTCCCTGGACGAGAAATTCACGGCCCTGCAAACCGAGCTAAAGAAGCACGCCAAGGGCGAGGGCTTCGTGTACTACAACGAGCTGAGCCAGGAACAGGTGCAGCAGCTTGCGGCCTTGGTTGATTCGCTGGGTGAGCCCCTCTCCAAGCTCACCGCAGCCGTGGTGCTATGAGTGGCTGCCCCTTCGGGCACACCGAAGAGCGTCCCGATACTGAACGCCCTGGTGAGGCCACCGGCGTCGAGCGTTCCGGCGCGCCTGCCGCCGTCGTCACCGCTGAAGGAGCGTCCGACGGCGGCAAGCCGGCCGACGCTGCTGCGGGCAGTTCCCGTATGTCGCGCCGGGGCCTCCTCTCCCTGGCGGGTGTAGGCGGTGCCGGGGCTGTAGCTGGACTGGCCGCCGGGTTCCTCGGGCATGACGTTGTGACGGCAGGACCGGCCGTTGCGGAAACCAATGCCGGGGAGGCCGTGGTTCCGTTCTTCGGCGATCACCAGGCAGGCATCACCACCCCCGCCCAGGACCGTCTGCACATGGCTGCCTTTGATGTCACCACGGAGGACCGCAAGGAGCTCATCAAGCTCCTCAAGGACTGGACGGCCGCGGCCGAGGCCATGTCCAGCGGCAGCCCCACGGGTAAGACAGGTGCCGTGGACGGTCCTTACGATGCTCCACCGGAGGACACCGGCGAGGCGTTGGACCTGGCTGCAGCCAAGCTGACGCTGACGTTCGGTTTCGGTGCAGGACTGTTCGAGAAGGATGGGAAGGCGCGGTTCGGATTGGACGGCCGCCGTCCGGAGGCCTTGATTGATCTCCCGCATTTCCCCGGCGATGATCTCCAGCCGGGCCGGACAGGCGGCGACATCGTCATCCAGGCCTGCGCGGACGATCCCCAAGTTGCCGTCCACGCCATCCGCAACC from Arthrobacter sp. StoSoilB20 includes these protein-coding regions:
- a CDS encoding AMP-binding protein, producing MLSYTAGDTDVPLLEETIGAHFERIAAQFPLRDALIEAAATPGGDARRWSYEKLNDDVNRLARALLATGVAKGDRIGIWSPNCAEWTILQYATAKVGAILVNVNPAYRSHELEFVVRQNGMRMLVVAPSDKHSDYVGMARDAAAVCPELREIVFLPGDPELELAAGEPEASHEMRYAELLTRADGVGPSAVQDRMAELDPHEAINLQYTSGTTGFPKGATLTHHNILNNGHSIGRLLKYTEHDRVVIPVPFYHCFGMVIGNLNALSFGAATIIPSRGFTASAALEAVQDFGGTSLYGVPTMFIAELALPDFASYDLSTLRTGVMAGSLCPIEVMRRVIDEMHMVDVAICYGMTETSPVSTMTRPGDTLEQRTTTVGRTMPHLESRIVDPGTGETVERGVIGELCTRGYAVMSGYWGQPEKTSEAIDAEGWMHTGDLARMDTDGYLVIEGRIKDMVIRGGENIYPREIEEFLYLHPDIQDVQVIGVPDAKYGEELMACIILKPGAAPLTPEDLAAYCRGKLAHYKIPRYVDVRESFPMTVSGKVRKVDMRQEAVSRLHL
- a CDS encoding antibiotic biosynthesis monooxygenase — translated: MSAPIDLQATFIPNEGEFFRVKLALEIAIDEVVNEPGCIRYELTEATEDKLVLTERWESEELLEKHSKGIAVQDLNESLSALLAEPVKLERL
- a CDS encoding acyl-CoA thioesterase, producing MHLLLRTLMLLFTSAKRSPLGVWEESSLPLKVLPTDIDIAMHVNNGMYFSLMDLGRFDLMVRSGVWAKMRKRGWSPVAAGETIAFRKSLKLWQRYTIETRIIGLDTKAIYFEQRMVVDGEIYARAHIATRLVAKGKPVTQEEIIAEFGAPPADLELPEWIHEWRENNALPGARRPAPHLWS
- a CDS encoding GDSL-type esterase/lipase family protein, translating into MGVDAVGLSKTAAGPVRRWLLGAVALALLVPGSLGAPVPAQASTPPVTGAIGNLYNTSAWARSVLLRPTSAEECSGSGSTSGCVQRFAGGDIAWSPRTGARVVVNGPVRTSWWAAGGPSGLHGYPKTDTTSGLRNGGSKQSYERGAITYSPGTGAQRTSGSIHLAWGRAGFETGYLGYPVTAESTGLRDGGAWQAFERGFVVWSPATGAHPSMGAIRERWRQSGMEEGELGYPATDEALGLKNGGSSQQYQRGTILWSPATGAKAVTGAIRSYWSSTGGQNGALGYPVGEEVRQNSFVYQLFQGGTVYWSAATGAHSTTHGDVHNRYNALGGAAGQLGLPLTDKLPHAGGLVQQFANGWLVWGPATGARIVGHPTYTVWSANPGEFGWPVRDTWTDTRGTHVAFQKLETIWNDATQELYSAEAVDASTVVFLGDSQLDLDSWGEQGARMAGYPRQVVRSIGGIGYVSGSPAVGGGSATDALAQDRILLPQGNPGLVVVTLGGNDARIGATDAAILSQANRLWDELRRKYPRSIILINGVLSRYDASHAQRRWVDGLVTREAALRGWPRISLAGTATIAGAAGDYLDGNHMNQTGHNKVAPLYASALKYVLGK
- a CDS encoding ABC transporter ATP-binding protein; the encoded protein is MTQAIVVEGLRKKFGHREVLHGLDFAVEAGTVFGVIGPNGAGKTTTMRCLLDIIRPSEGSISVLGQNPRRAGTSLRRRIGYLPGELHLENRTTGRRTLDHFAAISGPVDPRHVNDLADRLNLDLDRQTRKLSKGNKQKLGLLQAFMHKPELLVLDEPTSGLDPLVQQVFHAMVREAVAAGATVFLSSHVLSEVQQAADAVAILRDGEIATVSTVEALRMAAVRQLRFNSTGTTANDVGALLARVPGVTNAEVRELPADGHAAGTVVATARLSGHVQPLIQELARLNLTDLVLEEPDLEEAVLTLYTGSAGKGTADSRAAGPAGSTGSSGPAVSTGSPGPAVSADNAGSPVRPEGAHRA
- a CDS encoding ABC transporter permease subunit, whose protein sequence is MPRILPLFTKALTDSWRSTLAWALGLTAACMLYLPLYPSIGGSAQMQDLINALPAEMTKALNYDQIASGPGYTQATMFGLIGFLLMSMASVGWGAAAVGGDEESGLLELTLAHSVTRVQVVLERALAILIRIAVLSVLVFLLVLGLNGPSQLGIDVGHLAGAVLLFAALALLSGTAALCAGALTGRKIYAVAAGAAVAVLGYVFNAVGRQSPDVEWLLNLSPYHWAYGNSPVANGADWGAVSGLFGISAALILCGALALRHRDVGV
- a CDS encoding thioredoxin family protein, with product MATVDITGEQFASTIEDNDIVLVDFWAAWCGPCRQFAPTYGAASDKHADVVFAKVDTEAEQQLAAEAGITSIPTLMAFREKVLVFSQPGALNGQQLEQVIEAVKGLDMEEVHAHVAKSRAEAQEN
- a CDS encoding TetR family transcriptional regulator — encoded protein: MRSSAEDFTTRARIRDAAIGLFGRDGFTRATVRAVAQAAGVSPGLVIHHFGSKEGLRAACDQHVLAQTASQGRDKSDPASTRQLIQDYMGNPEQYAHEIAYIRQSLSDESDAGDAFFDAVVRQTHDIINAGIEAGTIRRFDDVRSTAVVIASNSLSILMLGRHLSRSLGAATPEPHGIGPDLLRQLTLPALEIYTHGFYTDSRFLDGAREALQQGTTNQGREHAP